One stretch of Amycolatopsis sp. NBC_00345 DNA includes these proteins:
- a CDS encoding lipid-transfer protein, whose translation MNQQARVVGAGMVPFTTPRHSEPYDVLGERAVRAALDDAGLEYEQLQQAYTGYVYGDSTSGQAALYRVGQTGLPVVNVNNNCSTGSTALWLARQAIESGAADCVLALGFEQMQRGALTAQYTDRPTLFDRFDALAARVRPLEPDAPKAAQYFGAAGAEYAERYGTAPETFAKITVKSRAHAAANPYAVFREPLTIEEVLASPHIAGPLTRLQCCPPTCGAAAVVLTSADFARRNGLDASVAVRAQAMATDLPSTNAAESMFAIVGYEMTKAAAAQVYEDAGVDPGDVRVVELHDCFTANELLSYEALGLTPEGTAEKFVLAGDNTYGGRVVTNPSGGLLSKGHPLGATGLAQAVELVWQLRGQAGDRQVDGVNLALQHNIGLGGAAVVTLYEKAGR comes from the coding sequence GTGAACCAGCAGGCACGCGTCGTCGGGGCCGGGATGGTCCCGTTCACCACGCCGCGCCACAGCGAGCCGTACGACGTGCTGGGGGAGCGGGCCGTCCGCGCCGCCCTCGACGACGCCGGCCTGGAGTACGAGCAGCTGCAGCAGGCGTACACCGGTTACGTCTACGGGGATTCGACGTCCGGGCAGGCCGCGCTCTACCGCGTCGGCCAGACCGGGCTGCCCGTGGTGAACGTGAACAACAACTGCTCGACCGGCTCGACCGCGCTGTGGCTCGCGCGCCAGGCGATCGAGTCCGGCGCCGCGGATTGCGTGCTGGCGCTGGGTTTCGAGCAGATGCAGCGCGGCGCGCTCACGGCCCAGTACACCGACCGCCCGACGCTTTTCGACCGGTTCGACGCGCTCGCCGCCCGCGTCCGCCCGCTGGAGCCGGACGCGCCGAAGGCCGCGCAGTACTTCGGCGCCGCGGGCGCGGAGTACGCCGAGCGGTACGGCACCGCGCCCGAGACGTTCGCGAAGATCACCGTGAAGTCCCGCGCGCACGCCGCCGCGAACCCGTACGCCGTGTTCCGCGAGCCGCTGACCATCGAGGAAGTGCTGGCGTCGCCGCACATCGCCGGGCCGCTGACCCGCCTGCAGTGCTGCCCGCCGACCTGCGGGGCCGCCGCCGTGGTCCTGACCAGCGCGGACTTCGCGCGCCGGAACGGGCTCGACGCGTCGGTCGCCGTCCGCGCGCAGGCGATGGCCACCGACCTGCCGTCGACGAACGCCGCGGAGAGCATGTTCGCGATCGTCGGCTACGAGATGACCAAGGCGGCCGCGGCGCAGGTGTACGAGGACGCCGGCGTCGACCCGGGCGACGTGCGGGTGGTGGAGCTGCACGACTGCTTCACCGCCAACGAGCTGCTGTCGTACGAGGCGCTCGGCCTCACTCCCGAGGGCACGGCCGAGAAGTTCGTGCTGGCCGGCGACAACACTTACGGCGGTCGTGTGGTGACGAACCCGTCCGGCGGCCTGCTGTCGAAGGGCCACCCGCTCGGCGCGACCGGCCTGGCGCAGGCTGTCGAGCTGGTCTGGCAGCTGCGCGGGCAGGCCGGCGATCGCCAGGTGGACGGCGTGAATCTCGCGCTGCAGCACAACATCGGCCTCGGCGGCGCGGCCGTCGTCACGCTGTACGAAAAGGCCGGCCGGTGA
- a CDS encoding sigma-70 family RNA polymerase sigma factor: MTELGTAPPPAASESDEQALLQRLRSGEDAAFGELFELHAAAVRRLAQSLASDRSEAEDITAETFFRVLQALRRGAGPRDYVRAYLLTVARRVSWEWHGARRDVPVTDDELTFRAGAGADTHARTAEHSLITTAFTSLPERWRTVLWQTEVEGEQPAMVAPHFGLSANATAALARRARQGLRAAYLQAHLSVNQGPDSCRAVVEKLGGFTAGSVTGAEAERIKAHLLGCPSCRSTQDELRDVCSSLRAHAGVLVLALPALAGGLGGATGLAATVKSVLFGSKVKVGLALVSAAAAGVVGVTAGPVVFGTHPMQNVGLGGGAPELALQPPASRVQPPPQVQQGPRIVTGELQGTARPQHQHLAGYHGETGAELGANAVPNAPAGIGSSVPGQSSSDGSPRDDLPGGTHSTVNSTMSTESSTDPRVDTQTDQPSSSDTGCDGEPTLHSTWAPPPADYLPPSYEPPSVTTTPTPTGTSTSAEDSTPAKSTQSSDSSSDSSDSSGTEKKSTWHSEAVSSQTSGSTTSEDVTGSADSDSSATP; encoded by the coding sequence ATGACCGAGCTGGGCACGGCGCCGCCACCAGCGGCCTCGGAATCCGACGAGCAGGCACTGTTGCAGCGGCTCCGCAGCGGCGAGGACGCCGCGTTCGGGGAGTTGTTCGAGCTGCACGCGGCCGCGGTACGCAGACTCGCGCAGAGTCTCGCCTCCGACCGGTCCGAGGCCGAAGACATCACGGCCGAGACTTTCTTCCGGGTGCTGCAGGCGTTGCGCCGTGGCGCGGGTCCGCGCGACTACGTGCGGGCGTACCTGCTGACCGTCGCCCGGCGGGTGTCGTGGGAGTGGCATGGTGCGCGCCGCGACGTCCCGGTCACTGACGACGAGCTGACTTTCCGCGCCGGCGCTGGTGCGGACACGCACGCGCGCACCGCGGAGCACAGCCTGATCACCACGGCGTTCACCAGCTTGCCCGAGCGGTGGCGGACGGTGCTGTGGCAGACCGAGGTCGAGGGCGAGCAGCCCGCCATGGTCGCCCCGCACTTCGGCCTGAGCGCGAACGCGACGGCGGCGCTGGCCCGCCGCGCCCGGCAGGGGCTGCGTGCCGCGTACCTGCAGGCGCACCTTTCCGTGAACCAGGGGCCGGATTCGTGCCGCGCCGTCGTGGAGAAGCTGGGCGGGTTCACCGCCGGCAGTGTCACCGGCGCCGAGGCCGAGCGGATCAAGGCCCACCTGCTGGGCTGTCCTTCCTGCCGTTCGACGCAGGACGAGCTGCGTGACGTCTGTTCTTCGCTGCGCGCGCACGCCGGGGTGCTGGTGCTCGCCCTGCCCGCGCTGGCCGGCGGGCTCGGCGGCGCGACCGGGCTGGCCGCGACCGTGAAGAGCGTGTTGTTCGGTTCCAAGGTGAAGGTCGGCCTCGCGCTGGTCTCGGCGGCTGCCGCCGGGGTAGTCGGGGTGACCGCGGGGCCGGTGGTCTTCGGCACGCACCCGATGCAGAACGTCGGGCTGGGCGGTGGCGCGCCGGAGCTGGCGCTGCAGCCGCCCGCGTCGCGCGTCCAGCCGCCGCCGCAGGTCCAGCAGGGTCCGCGCATCGTCACCGGCGAGCTGCAGGGCACGGCCCGGCCGCAGCACCAGCATCTGGCCGGCTACCACGGCGAGACCGGGGCCGAGCTGGGCGCCAACGCCGTGCCGAACGCGCCAGCCGGGATCGGGTCGTCGGTTCCCGGCCAGTCATCGTCCGACGGCTCGCCGCGTGACGACTTGCCCGGCGGCACGCACTCGACCGTGAACTCGACGATGAGCACCGAGAGCTCGACCGACCCGCGCGTGGACACCCAGACGGATCAGCCCAGCTCGAGCGACACGGGCTGCGACGGCGAGCCGACGCTCCACAGCACGTGGGCGCCGCCGCCGGCGGACTACCTGCCGCCGAGCTACGAGCCGCCGTCGGTGACGACCACGCCGACGCCTACGGGCACCTCGACGTCAGCGGAGGACTCGACGCCGGCGAAGTCCACGCAGTCCTCGGATTCCTCGTCGGATTCGTCGGATTCTTCGGGCACCGAGAAGAAGTCGACGTGGCACTCGGAGGCCGTGAGTTCCCAGACCTCGGGAAGCACTACCTCGGAAGATGTCACCGGTTCGGCCGATTCCGATTCGTCCGCAACTCCCTGA
- a CDS encoding sensor histidine kinase — protein MDVVSAFPYAQVVPWVFVGLLTAAVLVLLFRVRRPKGVIQDAVLQAVHRMSKATPNLRAGLDEEAANRMTAELLEVLDCLAVGITDSEGTLLSWAGEATEHYFDLVEDIGTALRKHRRAVADHNRMPCNHRGTCKMKTAAIVPILVEGEAEATLIVVGRTRGKLVQMAEAVGQFVCTQFELARLEESRNQLQQAEIKALRAQISPHFVYNALNTISALIRTDPEEARELLQDFADFTRYSFRTSGMYTTLAEELRNIDRYLTIENARFGGRLEVRMKIAPEVLSVVVPFLIIQPLVENAVKHGLASKPSGGCVTVIAHDHGMEALISVEDDGIGMDPRQLTDLKNAHRTGAHVGLGNINQRMRQVFGEDYALTVDTAPGAGMKVTLRVPKFKLGVRPNMPDYSADVPQQGGADEDDSVEHNGVNGSRSGMLPAL, from the coding sequence ATGGACGTCGTGTCCGCCTTCCCGTACGCGCAGGTCGTCCCGTGGGTCTTCGTCGGCCTGCTGACGGCCGCGGTCCTCGTGCTGCTCTTCCGCGTGCGCCGGCCCAAGGGCGTGATCCAGGACGCTGTGCTGCAGGCCGTGCACCGGATGTCGAAAGCGACGCCGAACCTGCGCGCCGGGCTCGACGAAGAGGCCGCGAACCGGATGACGGCGGAGCTGCTCGAGGTGCTCGACTGCCTCGCCGTCGGCATCACCGACAGTGAGGGCACGTTGCTCTCCTGGGCGGGCGAGGCCACCGAGCACTACTTCGACCTCGTCGAGGACATCGGCACCGCGCTGCGCAAGCACCGCCGCGCCGTCGCCGACCACAACCGGATGCCGTGCAACCACCGCGGCACCTGCAAGATGAAAACCGCCGCGATCGTGCCGATACTGGTCGAAGGCGAGGCCGAGGCGACGCTGATCGTCGTCGGGCGCACGCGGGGCAAGCTCGTGCAGATGGCCGAGGCCGTCGGGCAGTTCGTCTGCACGCAGTTCGAGCTGGCGCGGCTCGAAGAGTCCCGGAACCAGTTGCAGCAGGCCGAGATCAAGGCCCTGCGCGCGCAGATCTCGCCGCACTTCGTCTACAACGCGCTGAACACGATCTCCGCGCTGATCCGCACCGACCCGGAAGAAGCCCGGGAGCTGCTGCAGGACTTCGCGGACTTCACGCGCTATTCGTTCCGCACCTCCGGCATGTACACCACGCTGGCCGAGGAGCTGCGCAACATCGACCGCTACCTGACCATCGAGAACGCCCGCTTCGGCGGCCGGCTCGAGGTCCGGATGAAGATCGCGCCCGAGGTGCTGAGCGTGGTCGTGCCGTTCCTGATCATCCAGCCGCTGGTGGAGAACGCCGTGAAGCACGGGCTCGCCAGCAAGCCGAGCGGCGGCTGCGTCACCGTGATCGCGCACGACCACGGCATGGAGGCGCTGATCAGCGTCGAGGACGACGGCATCGGCATGGACCCGCGCCAGCTCACCGACCTGAAGAACGCGCACCGCACCGGCGCCCACGTCGGCCTCGGCAACATCAACCAGCGCATGCGCCAGGTCTTCGGCGAGGACTACGCGCTCACCGTCGACACCGCGCCCGGCGCGGGCATGAAGGTGACGCTGCGGGTGCCGAAGTTCAAGCTCGGCGTCCGCCCGAACATGCCGGACTACTCGGCCGACGTGCCGCAGCAGGGCGGCGCCGACGAGGACGACTCCGTCGAGCACAACGGTGTGAACGGATCGCGCTCGGGCATGCTGCCCGCCCTCTGA
- a CDS encoding DUF2716 domain-containing protein, producing MNAAAWEPLSRVADEPAWYWVYNKLGFWPSTFAHDWPGFREPAPSRTWDLSAGDYDRGSAEFRLGPYTVDEPEIARIVLAALKDSVGPDDWLWVLHWQHQSFKFWPHRMAEGAAWPVPVFPRGDYHLFLAEDFSYGTLGHPWERTLCAFGEKLLPAVERHGEGVLTNVLRRDGSPSALAR from the coding sequence GTGAACGCAGCAGCCTGGGAGCCGCTCTCGCGAGTGGCCGACGAGCCCGCCTGGTACTGGGTCTACAACAAGCTCGGCTTCTGGCCGAGCACCTTCGCACACGACTGGCCCGGCTTCCGCGAGCCCGCGCCGTCCCGGACCTGGGACCTTTCGGCGGGCGACTACGACCGCGGGTCGGCGGAGTTCCGGCTCGGCCCGTACACGGTCGACGAGCCGGAGATCGCCAGGATCGTGCTGGCGGCGCTGAAGGACTCCGTCGGGCCGGACGACTGGCTGTGGGTCCTGCACTGGCAGCACCAGTCGTTCAAGTTCTGGCCGCACCGCATGGCAGAGGGCGCCGCCTGGCCGGTCCCGGTCTTCCCGCGCGGCGACTACCACCTGTTCCTCGCCGAGGACTTCAGTTACGGCACCCTCGGCCACCCGTGGGAACGCACCCTCTGCGCGTTTGGCGAAAAGCTCCTCCCCGCCGTCGAACGCCATGGCGAGGGCGTGTTGACCAACGTCCTGCGCCGTGACGGCTCGCCCAGCGCGCTGGCCCGCTGA
- a CDS encoding DUF983 domain-containing protein codes for MNRLVRGEDGRDWVVRAQMEWRAPVTADDFEHDVAGTYGPGIAMIVVTAFLAVVLVVWTPEQVRVPAWVFLALVLILLFFPLRWILRRPWTVVAETEGDVTGDRPSERWVGTIRGMFTVTGEVKRISKTIQKHSLPDFEGPLHPVE; via the coding sequence ATGAACCGGCTGGTGCGCGGCGAGGACGGCCGCGACTGGGTGGTCCGTGCCCAGATGGAATGGCGTGCGCCGGTCACGGCGGACGATTTCGAACACGATGTCGCGGGGACTTACGGCCCGGGGATCGCGATGATCGTGGTGACCGCGTTCCTCGCGGTGGTGCTCGTGGTGTGGACGCCGGAACAGGTCCGGGTCCCCGCGTGGGTGTTCCTGGCCCTGGTGCTGATCCTGCTGTTCTTCCCGCTGCGCTGGATCCTGCGGCGGCCGTGGACGGTGGTCGCCGAGACCGAGGGCGACGTCACCGGTGACCGGCCGTCGGAGCGCTGGGTCGGCACGATCCGGGGCATGTTCACGGTGACCGGCGAGGTCAAGCGGATCTCGAAGACGATCCAGAAGCACTCGCTGCCGGACTTCGAAGGACCGCTGCACCCGGTCGAATAG
- a CDS encoding MaoC family dehydratase N-terminal domain-containing protein: MIDAAAVGRELPPVTVTVDAGRLRFFAEATGGEATETVPPTFLFGLELERPDPFDWLADLGVDLRNVLHGEQKFVYHSPARAGDTLVLSPRITDIYAKKGGALQFVVKETAVTRADGGAVADLTSVIVVREAR; the protein is encoded by the coding sequence GTGATCGACGCCGCGGCCGTGGGCCGCGAGCTGCCGCCGGTCACCGTCACGGTCGACGCCGGGCGGCTGCGGTTCTTCGCTGAGGCGACCGGCGGCGAGGCGACAGAGACCGTGCCGCCGACGTTCCTTTTCGGTCTCGAACTGGAGCGGCCCGACCCGTTCGACTGGCTCGCCGACCTCGGCGTCGACCTGCGCAACGTGCTGCACGGCGAGCAGAAGTTCGTCTACCACTCGCCGGCCCGCGCGGGCGACACCCTCGTGCTGAGCCCGCGGATCACCGATATCTACGCCAAAAAGGGCGGCGCGCTGCAGTTCGTCGTCAAGGAGACGGCCGTGACGCGCGCGGACGGCGGCGCCGTCGCGGACCTCACCAGCGTGATCGTGGTGCGGGAGGCGCGGTGA
- a CDS encoding S49 family peptidase: protein MSVTDKLTSRLPVLGDRGERKDVVAVVKLHGVITPSPSPLARGSINLATVETALTRAFGYDRLKAVALLINSPGGAPTQSGLVAERIRQLADEKNVPVLAFAEDVAASGGYWLACAADEIFAHRTSMVGSIGVISGGFGFTGLLERFGIERRLHTAGANKSRLDPFSPEKPEDVEWLKKMHGQLHDLFVDWVKERRGDRLDAAEDLFTGDVWLGQKALDLGLIDGLGSLRQIIGERYPDAEISVAEPKKPLLARLGIGAPAAATALLDAVTTKAAWSRFGL from the coding sequence ATGAGCGTTACCGACAAGCTGACCTCCCGCCTGCCCGTGCTCGGTGACCGGGGTGAGCGCAAGGACGTGGTCGCCGTGGTGAAGCTGCACGGTGTGATCACGCCTTCGCCCTCGCCGCTGGCGCGTGGCTCGATCAACCTCGCCACCGTCGAGACGGCGCTGACCAGGGCGTTCGGCTACGACCGGCTCAAGGCCGTGGCGCTGCTGATCAACTCGCCGGGTGGCGCGCCGACGCAGTCCGGGCTGGTCGCGGAGCGGATCCGCCAGCTCGCGGACGAGAAGAACGTGCCCGTGCTCGCCTTCGCCGAGGACGTCGCGGCGTCCGGCGGCTACTGGCTGGCCTGCGCGGCCGACGAGATTTTCGCGCACCGCACGTCGATGGTCGGCTCCATCGGCGTGATCAGCGGCGGGTTCGGCTTCACCGGCCTGCTCGAGCGCTTCGGCATCGAGCGGCGGCTGCACACGGCGGGCGCGAACAAGTCGCGGCTCGACCCGTTCAGCCCGGAGAAGCCCGAGGACGTCGAGTGGCTGAAGAAGATGCACGGCCAGCTCCACGACCTGTTCGTCGACTGGGTCAAGGAGCGCCGCGGCGACCGGCTGGACGCCGCCGAGGACCTGTTCACCGGTGACGTCTGGCTCGGGCAGAAGGCGCTGGACCTCGGCCTGATCGACGGGCTCGGCTCGCTGCGCCAGATCATCGGCGAGCGGTACCCGGACGCCGAGATCTCCGTGGCGGAGCCGAAGAAGCCGCTGCTCGCGCGGCTCGGCATCGGCGCGCCCGCGGCGGCGACCGCGCTGCTGGACGCCGTGACCACCAAGGCCGCCTGGTCCCGGTTCGGCCTCTGA
- a CDS encoding phosphocholine-specific phospholipase C, with the protein MTELTRRRLLGSAAGAAATAAAATLLPPSVQKALAQGAPKHGSLKDIEHVVLLMQENRSFDHYFGTLSGVRGFNDPHAAKLPNGKPVFYQPDSQNPAGYALPFHLDTHATSAQKIPSTSHAWQVQHDALNGGKMDSWLPAHRKADGKNGPYVMGYHTRADLPFQFALAEAFTICDAYHCSVLGPTWPNRMMWMTGTVDPDGEHGGPILDNNAPAGGYTWTTYAERLQAAGVSWKVYEQSDTYGCNMLENFANFKNAPADSPLAVNGLTHRPEGQFEYDARNDKLPTVSWIICTSTASEHPDYTPAEGAAFVASKIDAIASNPDVWAKTAFILNYDENDGLFDHVIPPVPAPGTPHEFVTKTSPGGTKGNGLSVGGGYRVPAIVISPWTAGGWVCSETFDHTSTLQFLEKVTGVAEPNISDWRRHTFGDLTSAFRFDDHKAQPPTLPDTSGPLTLSRYEAANLPAPTFPGTGQKPPRQEPGHRPQTPKHH; encoded by the coding sequence ATGACCGAACTGACTCGCCGCCGTCTTCTCGGCTCTGCCGCCGGGGCCGCCGCCACAGCCGCCGCGGCCACGCTGCTCCCGCCCAGCGTCCAGAAAGCACTGGCCCAGGGCGCCCCCAAGCACGGATCGCTCAAGGACATCGAGCACGTCGTGCTGCTGATGCAGGAGAACCGGTCGTTCGACCACTACTTCGGGACGCTGTCCGGCGTCCGCGGGTTCAACGACCCGCACGCCGCCAAGCTGCCGAACGGCAAGCCCGTCTTCTACCAGCCGGACAGCCAGAACCCGGCCGGCTACGCGCTGCCGTTCCACCTCGACACCCACGCCACCAGCGCGCAGAAGATCCCGTCCACCTCGCACGCCTGGCAGGTGCAGCACGACGCGCTCAACGGCGGCAAGATGGACAGCTGGCTGCCGGCGCACCGCAAGGCCGACGGCAAGAACGGCCCGTACGTGATGGGCTACCACACCCGCGCCGACCTGCCGTTCCAGTTCGCGCTGGCGGAGGCGTTCACGATCTGCGACGCCTACCACTGCTCGGTGCTCGGCCCGACCTGGCCGAACCGGATGATGTGGATGACCGGCACGGTCGACCCGGACGGCGAGCACGGCGGCCCGATCCTGGACAACAACGCCCCGGCCGGCGGCTACACCTGGACCACCTACGCGGAGCGGCTGCAGGCGGCCGGCGTGAGCTGGAAGGTGTACGAGCAGAGCGACACCTACGGCTGCAACATGCTGGAGAACTTCGCGAACTTCAAGAACGCCCCGGCGGACTCGCCGCTCGCGGTCAACGGCCTCACCCACCGTCCCGAGGGCCAGTTCGAATACGACGCGCGCAACGACAAGCTGCCGACGGTGTCGTGGATCATCTGCACCTCGACGGCGTCGGAGCACCCGGACTACACACCCGCCGAGGGCGCGGCGTTCGTGGCGTCGAAGATCGACGCGATCGCGTCCAACCCGGATGTCTGGGCGAAGACGGCGTTCATCCTCAACTACGACGAGAACGACGGCCTGTTCGACCACGTCATCCCGCCGGTCCCGGCGCCGGGCACGCCGCACGAGTTCGTCACCAAGACCTCGCCGGGCGGCACGAAGGGCAACGGCCTCTCCGTCGGCGGGGGCTACCGCGTCCCGGCGATCGTCATCTCGCCGTGGACCGCAGGCGGCTGGGTGTGCAGCGAGACGTTCGACCACACGTCGACCCTGCAGTTCCTGGAGAAGGTGACGGGCGTGGCCGAGCCCAACATCTCGGACTGGCGCCGCCACACCTTCGGCGACCTCACGTCGGCCTTCCGCTTCGACGACCACAAGGCCCAGCCGCCGACGCTGCCGGACACGAGCGGCCCGCTCACGCTTTCCCGCTACGAGGCGGCGAACCTGCCGGCCCCGACCTTCCCCGGCACGGGCCAGAAGCCGCCGCGCCAGGAGCCCGGCCACCGGCCGCAGACGCCGAAGCACCACTAG
- a CDS encoding DNA-formamidopyrimidine glycosylase family protein has product MPELPEVEALAHHLRENAVGATVFRLDVASLSVLKTAMPPYTDLHGREITGATRHGKHLDVVLGDLHLVVHLARAGWLRWSDQLAPAPLKPGKGPISLRVHLESATGPGFDLTEAGTKKGLAVWVVKDPGEVASVARLGPDALALDASQLRELFAGKGTRLKWALTDQSLIAGIGNAYSDEIMHKAKLSPYATVGKLDEGTLETLAAAIHDIESDAVERSVGQKAARLKGEKRSGLRVHARTGLPCPVCGDTIREISFADKSFQYCATCQTGGKPLADRRMSRLLK; this is encoded by the coding sequence ATGCCCGAGTTGCCCGAGGTCGAAGCACTGGCTCATCACCTGCGCGAGAACGCCGTGGGCGCCACCGTGTTCCGGCTCGACGTCGCCTCGCTCAGCGTCCTGAAGACGGCGATGCCGCCGTACACCGACCTGCACGGCCGTGAGATCACCGGCGCGACGCGGCACGGCAAGCACCTCGACGTGGTCCTCGGCGACCTGCACCTGGTCGTCCACCTGGCGCGCGCGGGCTGGCTGCGCTGGTCGGACCAGCTGGCGCCGGCGCCGTTGAAGCCGGGCAAGGGGCCGATCTCGCTGCGGGTGCACCTGGAGTCCGCGACCGGCCCGGGGTTCGACCTCACCGAGGCCGGCACGAAAAAGGGCCTCGCCGTGTGGGTGGTGAAGGACCCGGGCGAGGTGGCGAGCGTCGCGCGCCTCGGCCCGGACGCGCTGGCGCTCGACGCGTCCCAGCTGCGTGAGCTGTTCGCGGGCAAGGGCACGCGGCTGAAGTGGGCGCTCACCGACCAGTCGCTCATCGCGGGCATCGGCAACGCCTACTCCGACGAGATCATGCACAAGGCCAAGCTCTCCCCGTACGCCACGGTCGGCAAGCTCGACGAGGGCACGCTGGAGACGCTGGCCGCCGCCATCCACGACATCGAGAGCGACGCCGTCGAACGCTCGGTGGGCCAGAAGGCGGCCCGGCTCAAGGGCGAGAAGCGCTCGGGCCTGCGGGTGCACGCCCGCACCGGCCTGCCCTGCCCGGTCTGCGGCGACACCATCCGCGAGATCTCCTTCGCCGACAAGTCCTTCCAGTACTGCGCGACCTGCCAGACGGGCGGGAAGCCGCTCGCGGACCGCCGGATGTCGCGGCTGCTGAAGTAA
- a CDS encoding DUF2199 domain-containing protein, translated as MPETITCHCCGQTLPADNLAWNFAWPDPIAELSEAGRKRTLKFSSDAFLFSQDHGAAVRVILPIGLEDGRTSTLGVWLGLAPEDGQRVNDAARAGGDAWVGFTFGGHLLNEVRPWDTYFAELTVVAFENWGVPRVTESTSPVVRRLLAEPQPVEPFLRERIHDSAPRPKRPWWKRAGHRQ; from the coding sequence ATGCCCGAAACGATCACCTGCCACTGCTGCGGTCAGACCCTGCCCGCCGACAACCTGGCCTGGAACTTCGCCTGGCCCGACCCGATCGCGGAGCTGTCGGAGGCCGGGCGGAAGCGCACGCTGAAGTTCAGCTCCGACGCGTTCCTCTTCAGCCAGGACCACGGCGCGGCCGTCCGCGTCATCCTGCCGATCGGCCTGGAGGACGGCCGCACGTCGACCCTCGGCGTCTGGCTCGGCCTCGCCCCCGAAGACGGCCAGCGCGTGAACGACGCCGCGCGCGCCGGCGGCGACGCCTGGGTCGGCTTCACGTTCGGCGGCCACCTGCTCAACGAGGTGCGGCCGTGGGACACCTACTTCGCGGAGCTCACCGTCGTCGCGTTCGAGAACTGGGGCGTTCCGCGCGTCACGGAGAGCACCAGCCCGGTCGTGCGGCGCCTGCTCGCCGAGCCGCAGCCCGTGGAGCCGTTCCTGCGTGAACGCATCCACGACTCGGCGCCGAGGCCGAAGCGGCCGTGGTGGAAACGAGCTGGTCACCGCCAGTGA
- a CDS encoding immunity 7 family protein, with protein sequence MFEYHGWVTIAATTSGDDDAALLERLIERVHRAIRDSDALDLVDLRWSAGLPMLHLGGFDKHGGGIAPELLKTFSRVGELAPGSYGLLHVWDDQDPDHDNEFRVYRMARGQVTEHPDTHLTPVAPTVLDVYEL encoded by the coding sequence GTGTTCGAATACCACGGCTGGGTGACCATCGCCGCCACCACAAGCGGCGACGACGACGCGGCGCTGCTCGAACGTCTCATCGAGCGGGTCCACCGGGCCATCCGCGACAGCGACGCACTCGACCTCGTCGACCTGCGCTGGAGCGCCGGCCTGCCGATGCTCCACCTCGGCGGCTTCGACAAGCACGGTGGCGGCATCGCCCCCGAACTGCTCAAGACCTTCTCCCGCGTCGGCGAACTCGCGCCGGGCTCCTACGGCCTCCTCCACGTCTGGGACGACCAGGATCCCGACCACGACAACGAGTTCCGCGTCTACCGCATGGCCCGCGGCCAGGTCACCGAGCACCCCGACACGCACCTGACCCCGGTCGCGCCCACGGTCCTGGACGTCTACGAACTCTGA
- a CDS encoding lytic polysaccharide monooxygenase auxiliary activity family 9 protein, with product MRTKKVLVAMVGALALPLVWTGVAWGHGYTTAPPSRAYNCSIDVVSDCGDIQYEPQSTEGPKGFPDAGPADGQICSAGIDRFAQLDDMRGGTWPTVQLTSGGTYTFKWTLTAAHATTSFRYFVTKDGWDPTAPLTRAQLDLTPFLSVPYNGKQPPTSVAHTGTLPSGKSGRHMIVGVWDIADTGNAFYQCADVTF from the coding sequence ATGCGTACGAAGAAGGTTCTGGTGGCCATGGTCGGCGCCCTCGCCCTTCCGCTGGTGTGGACCGGTGTCGCGTGGGGGCACGGCTATACGACGGCGCCACCGAGCCGCGCGTACAACTGTTCGATCGACGTCGTCAGCGACTGCGGCGACATCCAGTACGAGCCGCAGAGCACGGAGGGGCCCAAGGGCTTCCCCGACGCCGGGCCCGCGGACGGCCAGATCTGCTCCGCCGGCATCGACAGATTCGCGCAGCTCGACGACATGCGCGGCGGCACCTGGCCGACCGTCCAGCTGACCAGCGGCGGCACTTACACCTTCAAGTGGACGCTCACCGCCGCCCACGCCACGACGTCCTTCCGCTACTTCGTCACGAAGGACGGCTGGGACCCGACCGCGCCGCTGACCCGGGCGCAGCTCGACCTCACCCCGTTCCTCAGCGTGCCCTACAACGGGAAGCAGCCGCCGACGAGCGTGGCGCACACCGGAACGCTGCCTTCGGGCAAGTCGGGGCGGCACATGATCGTCGGGGTCTGGGACATCGCGGACACCGGTAACGCCTTCTACCAGTGCGCGGACGTCACGTTCTGA